CATCCTGGACTGACTCAGCCTGACGCCATCCGAATGCTGTTGATGCCAATCGATCAGTTGGAGTCGCAGAGCGATCCTTACATGGCGGCTGCGCATCTGCTCAATTTTCCTGGTCAATCCACGGAGCAGGCATTGTTGGCTCTTGTTGACGATCAGGACCAGTCTCAGCCGAGGCGTCTGGCGCGTCGTAAGGCTGTGGAAGTTTTAGGTCGCTTGAATTGTCATGGCGCCATCCCTGTAATCGGTCGTTGTTTGAAGAGTGATGATCCCTATCTTGTTGAGAATTCAGCATGGGCTCTCGCTCAACTTGATTGCCAAGTTGATGCATTACACGAAACCATGATTTCGTTGCTGTCCCGTTCTGATCAAAATCAACGTGTCCTAATCCAGAGTTTGGCGAGTCTTCAAGTGGCCTCTGCTGCTGGGGTGATCGAGCCATTGCAGGACAGTGAAAGTCCCGGAGTTCGTGGTGCCGCCATCAGTGCTTGCATCAAGTTGGGCGCCTCCTGTGATCGTCTCGATGAGCTCCAACAGCATTTTTTGCTGCCAAATCAGATGGATCGGCAGTCTGGAATTCAGGATGCGATTGATTGTGGTGCTAGGGATTTACTCCCTGCTATTTTGCAGGCCCCAGTGTCTCCCGTGTTCAGAATGCGGGCGCTTCGTGCGCTTTGGCCAGAAGGGGATTTGATCTTTGGTGAGTTATCGCTGGTTTCAGTCGTGGATGCTCTGCTTAATGATCATCCTAGTCATTTGGAATTGGTCCATGAATATGATCAAGCTCCTGCAAATGAATTTCTGATTCAAGAATTTTTTGGAACGGATTTTAGTCGTTGTTATTTGGCCCTTCAAACTCTCTGTGATCGATCAGCTGTTGAAATATGGCTGCTGCTTCATCAGCGTTGGACTGAGGAAGCTCATAATGATTATGGTGCACACTATTTTTTTGTAAAGCTGTTTGGAAGTCGTTGTGACTGGCCCAAGGAGGCATTGCCTGTTATTGAACAGATCTTAAATGAAGCAATTTTATCTCAACGTCCACAATTCATGAAATCGAAGTCTGCTGCAGTCTTGTCAATGTATCGATTGGGAGTTGGTTTTGAACAAGAAAGGCTCATTCAACTCTTGTCTTCTGATTCGATGCCTTTTTGGGAGGTGAGATATGCTGTTTTGATGCTTTTGTCTGATTCGAAGTTCGATTTGGACCGGGACCGTTGCCTTGAATGCTCAGCCGTTGATCCCCATCCTTTTGTTGCCGCTCGGGCCAAGGCGATGACGAGTGATTCTATTTAGCAGTGGTGATTGCTTTCCTTTTAAACATAAAAAAGGGGCGAAATGATTCGCCCTAAGTCGTTATGGATGAAAAACTCGGCTGAGAATCAGGCGAGTGAATTGATCACATAGTCAAGTGCACCGTTGTACTCGGTGAGAGCCTGGGGGCTCAGGTCACGAGGGGCACAACCGTCGTTACGCATGTGGGTGAAACCAGCAACGTAGGTGCCGGGGTCGATGCTGAGGGCCTTGTAAACCTCACGCTGACCATTGATAGCCAGTTCGTCGAGAGGGCCTGTGCCGCCGACAACCAAGGAGTAGTTGATGAGACGGAGGTAGTGCACGAAATCGCGCTTGCACTTCTCTTTGCCTTCAGTCGCGCACTGGCGAGGCTGGCGGCCGGTGGCGCCGTTGGGGTACTGGGTGTACACAGCGTCAACAGCACGCTGAGCAATCGCATCGTAGTTCTGAGCGATTTTCTCAGCAGCCTCGAGACGGGCAGCAGCGCGTTGCAGGGAACCCTGTACAGCTTCCAAGTCAGAGCTGGTAGGGAAGCGGGATCCGCTGTCAGCGGATCCGATGGCGGTGGTCAGGACAGACTTCATTGATTTTAGAGATGTGTTTGGTTGAAAATCTCAGATGAGCTTCAGCTGATGGCGCTGATCACCATGTCGAAGTAGGAGCCAGCTTCAGCAGACAGAGCGTTGCAATCACCCTGAGTCACAGGCATCTTGCGCTTTTCGCCAGTGCTGTTGTTGGTGTTGGTGATGTGGGCACAGGCAGAAGCCTTCATGATGGCCACAGCACGTGAAGCGGATCCTGAAGGAACGCCCAATGCGGCATAGGTCTCGCGCAGACCATTCAGGCAACGGTCCTGAAGCACGGAGGCATCGCCGGCCAGCAGTGCGTAGGAGACGTAGCGCATGATGATTTCAGCATCACGCAGGCATGCAGCCATTTTGCGGTTGGTGTACACACCACCGTTTGGAGCTGTCAGACCTGTGTTTTCGCAGCAGATGCCTGCGACTGAGTCGGAGACAACGCAGGAAGCGTTACTGGTGATGGCGTTTACAGCGTCGAGACGCTTGTTGCCTTCAGAGATGAATGAGCGAAGCGCGGAAAGCTGATCGCCACCAATGAAGCTGCCGCTGGAATCGGCGGAAACAGCTTGCCTGGAGAATGCGTCGAGCATAATAAAATGCTTACAAGAGGGGGACTTAGATGCGATGCATCACCAAGGGACCGTAACTTCATCTGCCAGCTGAGAATCATTCTTTCCTGGCTTCTCAATACAAGTTTGCACTTAAAATGTAAAGAGAATATGAAGCCTCAGTTCATTTTCTCTAAAACCTGAGTACACGACCACTTCAAGGGCTCCCAGGGGTGGTCCGTTGCGAGTTCTGCGATCAGTGGCTTTTGGTCATCAAGGCGAAGGCGAAGACAGCTCCAAGCAGCCGCGATTCTTGATTTGGAGTATTGAGGGCCGGTTTCTTGAAGGGCTCCTCTCACCAGGTCGCTTCGTTCGTGCAGCTCGAGCAGACCAACGCAGCTGGCCAGGAGATAGTGCACCCCATAGTCGCTTCCCTGGTTCTCCTCAAGGTCGTCGATGAGAGCCAGGCGTTCCGTCGCTGGCATCTCGCATAAGGCTTTGGCGGCTTCGTATTGACGCGCCTCGTCGCGGTGTTGAAGTCCAGCCCGTATCGCTTCTGCTTCTGAGGGAATCGGAGAGGGGTTGGCGAGAGCAAGCGTGCGCGGATCATCCCTCAGGAGCGTTTCAAGCAAGGCGTCTGAATGGGTTTTGTTGATGTCTTCTCTGTTGCCTTCGCTTTGGGCCTTGGTAATGAGGAAGGCGCTTTTGGCCCGTAGCGGCATTGACACGGGACAGCGGGTGAGCGCTTCTAAGGCTGCCAAGTGTTGAGCATCGCCTAAATCAATGACTGCTGCTCTGCGTCGTCCTGGATTGGTGTCTTGTAATTGACTCAGCAATGGCCCCAAGCTTTCGTCTCGATTGGTTAGCCGTAGGGCATGGGCATGGGCCGCTCCTGCGACTAAAGGATTTAAATCTCCGCGCAGTTCCGCAATCACATCGTTGCTATCTGGAAGGTTCAGACGCGTAAAGGCCTGGATAACGGCCCGCTTTTGGTTGTCAGGACCGTTCAGTGCAGTCAGTAATTGCTGCTGCTGGGTTTCGGTGAGTGATGCGCCAATGCGTGCAATGGAATCAACAGCGTTAACGACCGTTGGTTCATCTTGATCAGTCAGAGCCTCAATCAAGACAGGGAGAGCCGTCTTTTGTTTTCGTCTGCCCAGAGCTTCAAGAGCTTTTCGTCGGGTGATTCGTTCATAGAGGTCATCGCTTTCCTTTGATGCAACCTCAATCAATCGGTCAAGAGACTGTTGCGATGTGCAGGCTCCTAGGCGTGAGGCAGCTAAGTACTTAACACCGGGATTATCGAGTTGGCTTGGATCACTAATAATGAGATTGAGAGCATTCTCCTCACTCATTCCCGAAAATAATGTGTCAAAGCGCTCACTCATTGCCTACAGGGAAGAATGGGATTTTGATGCCGGCACTTGTCTAAATGCCCGACGAGGCCAGAGCCTTTGGCTCGGGTTGATCCTTTTCTCTATAGTAGTGGTCAGCCTCATTGGTGAATGAATGTGACGTCCGCATCTTCTGCATTGAGCGAGATCAACCGCTTTGTCAAAGCATTTGATTTGGATGATGCTCTGAATACTATTTCCAGTATCGAGGATCTCAAAAAACTTCTCGTGGATTTTGATAGCCCGCTTTCCGGATCGTTAATCCCACTTGAGCAGGCAACGCGGACCCCAAAGATTCTTGTTGACTCTGGTACAACTCAGCTGGGAATCCCATGGAGAACGCTTCAGTGTCCTGGTGGCCCTATTGTTCTACAAATGATTTGCGAAAAAGTTAATTTTGCCCTTTGGATTGAGGAGTGTTGAGTATGTCATCGTCTGAACTTGATCGGTTTATCCAAGCTGTCGTTGATGATCACGGCATTGCGACTGGAATTAAGCCTCTTGCTACCCATTATGATCTCGTCGCTTATGCAAACATCAGGGGCTTCTCAATCACATTGGTTGAATGGGGAAGGCATCTTGCGATGGATTGGCTTCAATCTGCCGATGCAGAATTGGAATTGCTTCAGCTTGCCGACCCTGCCCATTGGAGTTGGGCTTTTAGGCAACTGTCGAGTTGGCGTCCTTTGTTAATGGAAGGCACCCTTTCTGAGGGGTTGTTGGGAACGATCAATTTTGCCTCCATCTCTGAGTCCGATGATCAAAATGGGCTTAAGGGAACGGATGCTGTTGCTCAGCAAGAAAAGCCCCTCACGGATGCTGAGCGAGATGCAGCCCTGGAATCTTTCATTGAAATGCTTAAAAGTAGGCCTGATTTAAAAGATCAAGTGAAGTTTGCACGGGATCAGGATGCAGTGATTGAACTTGCGAATGCACAAGGCTTTCCGGTTGATTCGTTGACATTATTACGTCGTTGGAACAAGGTATCTGACTTCTCCAAGCCGACTTGGTTTGGTTGGTTTGACGAGTAATTTATTTAGCTGATTTCTGCATAACGAGTTTGCGATGTTCCGCGCTTTGCCCAATAGGTCACAATGGCTTCTCCCCCTGGCCGGGGGACTGGAGCATTGGCTCGAAGAATTTTGAATGTTCGGTTGGGTCCCATTGGCCAATTGCCTGCAGCTGAAACGGAACGAATTCTGCCACCAAGTAATTCAATACAACGCTCAAACTTTTCGAGTTGACTTTGATCAACAGTCTCGAAAATAAAATCTGTTCCAACACAAATCAAGTGTTGCGACCGGATCCAAGCTTTTAATTGTTTTTCCGCATCTAGCGCGGACATTCAAACCACATGCTTGCTTGATTAACCATCTTATCGAAGCCAGTCGAGGTTTAGAGAGTCGCCAAGGGATGTCACTCGTTTGAATTTTAAGGGTCCGTGTTCGGAACCCCATTTTTGCGCATGGGTTTCTGGATCAAAACCGCGATCACGGCTAACCCAAGTTGTGCTGTCTACATCAACCTCGCTGATCAGATAGGTCAATTGCCCATCGCGCGGGACCAAACACTTGTGGCCTGGCTCCACTTCTCCCCGATAACATCCAGTTTCGACTTCATGAAAATGCATATCACATCCACAGCGCGGTGTGAGGGACTCCACTTTGAGGCTTCGGAGTAAGTCTGGACGCTGTCCTGAGCCGGCAAGCCTTAGTGAATCAGCAAATCCAAAATTTTCAACAACAAAGATATCTTGAATTTGCTGGAGTCGATGAATCCCTTGTCGATAGGGACTCCATGGATCATGATCGTAGCTTTGTTCTGAGTAGAAGCCAGGTCCTTTTAAGGTTTCCCATGGTAGGGGCCTGAAATAGATATTAATGTGAGCGAAGTCTTTTGGGTTGTCCTGAGATTGCTCAAAATTGCTGTAATGTCCAGCCAGTGTTTTGGCAAATCTCAATAATGCTTCTTTAGAGCTCATCGATTATTGATGTAGTTACTGAATGTTTAAGCGCCTTACTTCTGATGCAAATGAAGTTTGTAGGATTCCCGAGCCTGCGGATGTACGAAGGACGGAGGACCGACAGCGCACGTTTTCTGATACAAACCAAATCCTTTCTTCTGCAATGGATTGCTCATATTGAGTCTTGAGCAGAAAGGTGCCATCTTCGAGGAATTTATAGTCGGAAACTGCGAATTCAGATTCTGCGTACCCTACGCTTCTGATGATTTTCCCTTCGGTCTCGTTGATGGCGAGGGGAACAAGGAGGCAAGACCCAGATGTGACATCGCTTGGATCGTCAGGTTCCCAATCACTTTCTGCTTTCCATTCCATTTGAAATGGGCAGGTTGCGGTTGCCTTGGAATCTAAGTTTGATGATTTGATTAGTTCTTGAATACTGCTAGAAAAAGGATCAACTCTTTTGATCTCTACTTCACTTAGCACGTCTTCAAATTGTTGGAAGGCTAGAGAGTGCCCAGAGCGCATCGAGCGCCATTTGCCTTCGCTTTGATGGACGAAAGTCTCAATATTCATTCAGGTGTGCATCAATCGTTGCCGAGGTGGCAGACGGATGAGGTTGATTGATATGCACCATATTCACCATGGAGTCAATCATCATTGACATGGCCATAGGAACGCCAGAAACAGAATCATGAAAACTCTCGTTTTGCCCTGATGTTTTCCTGTTGGAAGTGTTTCTAAAGATTGGCATGTCGTTTGGAGTGATTGAAGGTGCTAACGGCTTTGGCTGGGAAAACGCCAGATTGGGCCCTGTGAACGACCAAGGCCCAATCATGACCGATTCGATCTGCTCAATGAGCAAATCTCTCTAAGGGTTAAGCATTCGCAATAGAGATGATGCGACCGCGCTGGGCTTGGATGCTTCTGATCGTTGTGGACAGGGAGTTGTAGCTGACAACTGATCTTTGGGCTGAACGACGCGCCGTTCCGAGCTGCACACGTGACGTCCAAATGATCGTGTAGCGACCACCACCGCCAACGGCCTTCCGAGCACCAGCGGCTGTTGGATTGGTGTTCGAAGCAATGCTGCTCAGCAAAATTGATGTTTTGCTTCCATCAAAGCCTGCATAGCCAGGGTCAATGGCGATGTTGCGTTGGTAAGCAACGGTGGTTTCGCCAACCACTGATTTGGCTGTTCTGGCATAGGGAACCGTGTCGATCCCAAAATTCTTGAGATACTCGTCGCTGTAGGTGTAGCTAGCGATCTCAGCTTCAAATCCCTCTGTGGCAAGTCTGTTGACGTGCTCGCTGATCTCAGCCTGATTGCGTGGAGGACGTCCCATCAGGTGCTTGAAGTTCAGTTCGACGAAACGATAGGGATTGTTGGGCTCGAGCGTGTAACGCCGATAGGTCTCGGATTGAGCCAAGGAAGTGATCAGCCCCTGAACGGTGAGATCACCGTTCATGAACAACGCATCGATGGAAGGACAAACATCCAGCTCCATCAGATAACGGTTGCCGAACACCTGGCGATAAGCGGCTTTGAGAACAACGGAGGCTTGTTCGGTGTCTTGGTTTGCGGCGCAGGTGAGGGTCAGAGGGGCAGTCATTGTTGGGGGGAGGGAAAAAGAAGGCTTCATCACAGACGGGGGTCGGATGAAGCCAATGTGCGTCGAAGAAGTTGGAAGGGATGGGTGAATCCCTCCTTAGGTCACATCACCTCGGTGATGGAGACGATCCGACCTCCGCGGCGGTGGATGTACTTCATCTGGCTGGTCATGTCCTTTCCAGAAACCAAGTAGCTGGCATTGGGAGTCCTTTGGCGTCCACCTGCGGGTTGTGCTTGCACAACGATGCGGAACCGTCTCTTGGTGGGATCAGGGGAGCCAGCAATCGCGCTATTGCGGTTGCTGCGGACGGTTGTTGTGCGCCATCCACTGGGCACAGTCTTGGTGGCGACTGAGGTGACAAGGGACGAGCTGTTCGCTACGGAGTCGCTTGCTGCATAGCCTTCAGAGAGAGACAGATGGCGGTTGAAGGCCAGCTGGGAGCGTCCTTGCTCGGAGAGGATGCGCATGTAAGGAACGGTGTCCTCACCAAACGTGCTCTGGTATTCGGCGCTGTCGATGTAGCTATTGATTTCTGCTTCGTATCCTTCGTTTGCAAGGATTTGGATGTGCTCGCTCACCTCTGCTTGTGAGATTGGCGCACGTCCCAAAATGTGCTTGAAGTTCAGTTCAACGAAGCGGTAGGGAGCATTCGATTCAAAGAAACGACGAACGTATTCGGAAGACAAACAGATCCCACGAACCAACTCACGGGTGCTGTAGTAGCCCTCGGTGAACTTGCTTTCAGCAGCCAAGGCCCTCTCTGACTCCATCAAATGGGGATTGCCCATGACCTGGCGGTAGGCAGAACGGATCAATGCGTTGATTTGGTCCGCAGTGTCACCAGGGCAGCGTTGGAACACTTCCTGTTCCCGCTGACCAAGACCGAAGCCCACGTATGCATCGCCACGGGCTGGCATCGAGTCGCCGCCATCGCTGGACTTGCGCACCTTGGAGCTGAATTTGACATTGGTTCCAGAGCCGCTGCTCTTGGCTCCACGGGAAGAGGAGACGGAGCTGGGAAGCTGAATGTATGGAACGGCACCACGTGCGAGTGTGTTGCTCAGCTGACTGCGGGCGCCAACAGCACTGTCGCTGATGGCAAAGCCACGCTCAAGAGCAGCGATATTGACAAAGCTGCTTGTGGGGATACCAGCCGCAGACGTGAATGAACGGGTGTAGGGAACAACGTCGTTGCCGAACACTTCAGCGTATTCAGCCGAATCAACGATGAAATCAATCACCGCATCGTGACCAGCGCTTGCTAGCAAGGTGATGTGCGCTGACATCTCTCCTTGAGAAAGAGGAGGACGACCAAGCAAATGCTTGATGTTCAGTTCAACGCCCCGCATGGGTGCGACGCCTTGGAAGAAACGCGCGCGATAAAACTCAGTTTTTGCGAGTGCCCGCACGAATTCGCGAACGTTCCGTTCGCCATTGCAGAACTGAGCCTCCAATTCTCTCGAGCGCTCATGTTCCATCACATGGGCATTGCCATAAACCTGGCGGTAGGCGGCATTGATCGCAGCTTCGAGCCCAGCTGCGTCATCGACGGCATAACGCTGCATCGTTCCGCCATGGGGACAATCTTCGTGATTGCGAGGGCCTATCGCAATTTTCATTGAGGCGCAGGATTGACGCAGAAACTCAGCGTTGCTCAGGGCTGGCTTGTTTGCTGCATTGCGATTCCTGCTGAATGAGACAGGGTTCGAATTGAGGGAGCTGGCTCCGAAACCTTGAGAGGCAGACATGGGGGGTTGAGGGAGAGGGAAGGGAGAGGTGGTCGCTGGGGGCGACGGCAAACTAAGGATTGGCGAGACAGGCAATCGCCAATCCAGGATTAGGTTCAGTTCGAGGGGGTGATGCTGGCGATCTTTCCGCCTTCGGCATGAATGCGTTTGAATTGCTCAGAGAGCTTGTCGAAGGGGACGTAATACACACGGTTTGAGCGGGTGTATCGAGAGATGCGGCGCACATTGTTGGCGCTGTATCCAGTGACTTCGACCCGATAGGTCTTGCCTTCGTCGCCAGCGCCAACGCCAAGGCGTGTTGGCGCATCCTGGAGATTCTTGGACGGTCGGAAACTCCAGCCCTGGGTCTCGATAGAGGAGGGTGGAACGACAGCCAGAGGGCGGTTCTGATAGGCAGCACCACCCAACTTGCTGGTAATTCCTGAGAGGTCGCCTTTCAAGCTGCTGCTGCTATTGCCGCGCAGAAGCTGGAAGCTCCAGGTGAACTCCTGCATGGTGGTGCAGCTTTCGGTCTTCCATCCCCGCTGATAAGGAACAGTCCATTCACCAAAGGTGTTTTGGTAATCGTCTGAGTCGAGGAAGCTGTCGATATCGGCGCTAAAACCCTTACTATCCAGGCGTTCGGCGTGAGTGCGCATCTCCTGGAAATCCACAGGAGCACGACCAAGAAGATGGCGAAAGGCCAGTTCGATATAGCGATAACGAGGACAGGCATCAAAAAAGCGAGAGCTGTAAAGCTCGCTCTTGGCAACGACGCGAACAAACTCGCGAACACTGATTTCGCCAAGTTTGAACTGGGATTCGGCTACGAGCTGACGCTCGCTGTCCATCACGTAGGCATTGCCGAGTACCTGCTTGTACACGGCTGTGATGATTTGCTCCTTCTTGGCGTCTTCATCGCCTGGAATCAGTTCAAGGGGAGCTTCGCTCTCTGCGGAGAAGCGCTCAACGCCGAGTAACGAAGCGGGACCGAAAGGCATAGAGCTCGCTGGGTGTTCGCTCTATATGTTCTGACAACCCTTTTCTCAGCAGGGCGATTCTTTATAAAGCTCAATCAATTGTGTTGGAGTGTTGCGTGACATGACCATTTTGGCTTTGCTTCGGCAGCTGGGCTGATAAGTGGTAGTCACCGAAACTGTCGCGAAAGCTAGTTCAGGACAGTGATTCAAGCGCTTCACGCGTGTTTTTACGCGTCATTGGGTTCCAGCAGTCCAGCTCGAGATAAGGACGGGCCCGCAAGGCTCCTAATTGCTCTGCTAGACCCTTGCACAAAGAAAAGTCGGCGCCTTTGATCGACTCCACGCCCTCAAGTCCGGCATCCGTCAGGTCCGCTCCACGAAAGTCTGCGTAGTCGAGTTGGCAACCACCGAAGCGTGCCCCTCGGCAGCGGGCACCCCGCAGCACGGCGTGACGCAGGTCGGCTCCGACGAGGCGAACATCATCGAGCAGGGTTCCACTGAGATCGGCACCACTCAGGTAGGTGCCCATCAAAGAGGCGCCGCGTAAATCCATGCCCCGTAAGTCTGTTCCGTTTAGAAACGCTCCATTGAGCTTGGCTCCAGGTCCAACCGCTCCTGAGCTGCGCACTTCAAACCTCTCAGGCCAGATTGTGGCTCTGTCGTAGCGGGCTAAACGCAAATCAGCGCCCTCGAGGTTGCAGCCAGATAGGTCGCAACCGCGCAAATCAACGCGACAGAGAGCTGCTCCGCTGAAATCAGTGGTTCCCAACGATTGCCCTCGCCAGTTAGCTCCTCTGGCATCGGTCGTCCCTGAGGCAAAAGCCTCAGGGAGCGTTTGTTCTGGGGGTAGCCAAGAAGAGAGCTCAAGCTCAGCGGTCACGGCAATTAACGGGTGCTGAGCATTGAGCCTGCCACGATGATCAGCACGCGTAGGACTTCGACACTGCCAACCACGGCCAGGCCCAGCCAGAACTTCTTAACCCAGGCTGGTGGCTCTTTGATCCATGCGGGAGTGACACCGCCGCCAGACATGTCGCGGGTTTGCAGTTTTTGTTTCCACTGCATGTCACGCCAGTCGCTCCCATAACGCGGGAAGCGCTGATAGATCGGCATTTCGCCGGTTGCGGCGCCGGGTATGACTCTTGATCGCTGGTTTGGAACTTGGTCGTAGCCAAACGAATCCATGTATTCGCTGCTGTCGAGTACAGCGTCGACAAAGCCAGCAAACCCGCGATTGCCAATCACAATCGACCAGCTCAGGCGTTCACCGTCTCCATGAACAGGGCGCCCAAGAATTCTTCCAACAACCTGGTCCACGAGGCGGTAATTGCTGTTGCAAGACACATATCCCTCGGTGAAGCGCCGGGAGAGCAACAGGCCGCGAATGAAGTCGCGCATCGTGATGCTTCCGTTGCGCAGTTGCGACTCAAGAAAGGGATCTCTGTCTGCCTTCATGGCATGAAAGAACACTTGCCTGTAGGCGCTTTCTATTTGGTTTGTGAGAGACGTCCAGTTCTCTCCGTTCGCTGCTGCTGCGATCACAGTTTG
This portion of the Synechococcus sp. ROS8604 genome encodes:
- a CDS encoding HEAT repeat domain-containing protein; translation: MLLMPIDQLESQSDPYMAAAHLLNFPGQSTEQALLALVDDQDQSQPRRLARRKAVEVLGRLNCHGAIPVIGRCLKSDDPYLVENSAWALAQLDCQVDALHETMISLLSRSDQNQRVLIQSLASLQVASAAGVIEPLQDSESPGVRGAAISACIKLGASCDRLDELQQHFLLPNQMDRQSGIQDAIDCGARDLLPAILQAPVSPVFRMRALRALWPEGDLIFGELSLVSVVDALLNDHPSHLELVHEYDQAPANEFLIQEFFGTDFSRCYLALQTLCDRSAVEIWLLLHQRWTEEAHNDYGAHYFFVKLFGSRCDWPKEALPVIEQILNEAILSQRPQFMKSKSAAVLSMYRLGVGFEQERLIQLLSSDSMPFWEVRYAVLMLLSDSKFDLDRDRCLECSAVDPHPFVAARAKAMTSDSI
- the mpeA gene encoding class 2 C-phycoerythrin subunit alpha; this encodes MKSVLTTAIGSADSGSRFPTSSDLEAVQGSLQRAAARLEAAEKIAQNYDAIAQRAVDAVYTQYPNGATGRQPRQCATEGKEKCKRDFVHYLRLINYSLVVGGTGPLDELAINGQREVYKALSIDPGTYVAGFTHMRNDGCAPRDLSPQALTEYNGALDYVINSLA
- a CDS encoding bleomycin hydrolase, giving the protein MLDAFSRQAVSADSSGSFIGGDQLSALRSFISEGNKRLDAVNAITSNASCVVSDSVAGICCENTGLTAPNGGVYTNRKMAACLRDAEIIMRYVSYALLAGDASVLQDRCLNGLRETYAALGVPSGSASRAVAIMKASACAHITNTNNSTGEKRKMPVTQGDCNALSAEAGSYFDMVISAIS
- a CDS encoding HEAT repeat domain-containing protein, with product MSERFDTLFSGMSEENALNLIISDPSQLDNPGVKYLAASRLGACTSQQSLDRLIEVASKESDDLYERITRRKALEALGRRKQKTALPVLIEALTDQDEPTVVNAVDSIARIGASLTETQQQQLLTALNGPDNQKRAVIQAFTRLNLPDSNDVIAELRGDLNPLVAGAAHAHALRLTNRDESLGPLLSQLQDTNPGRRRAAVIDLGDAQHLAALEALTRCPVSMPLRAKSAFLITKAQSEGNREDINKTHSDALLETLLRDDPRTLALANPSPIPSEAEAIRAGLQHRDEARQYEAAKALCEMPATERLALIDDLEENQGSDYGVHYLLASCVGLLELHERSDLVRGALQETGPQYSKSRIAAAWSCLRLRLDDQKPLIAELATDHPWEPLKWSCTQVLEKMN
- a CDS encoding Nif11-like leader peptide family natural product precursor, with the protein product MSSSELDRFIQAVVDDHGIATGIKPLATHYDLVAYANIRGFSITLVEWGRHLAMDWLQSADAELELLQLADPAHWSWAFRQLSSWRPLLMEGTLSEGLLGTINFASISESDDQNGLKGTDAVAQQEKPLTDAERDAALESFIEMLKSRPDLKDQVKFARDQDAVIELANAQGFPVDSLTLLRRWNKVSDFSKPTWFGWFDE
- a CDS encoding chromophore lyase CpcT/CpeT, which codes for MSSKEALLRFAKTLAGHYSNFEQSQDNPKDFAHINIYFRPLPWETLKGPGFYSEQSYDHDPWSPYRQGIHRLQQIQDIFVVENFGFADSLRLAGSGQRPDLLRSLKVESLTPRCGCDMHFHEVETGCYRGEVEPGHKCLVPRDGQLTYLISEVDVDSTTWVSRDRGFDPETHAQKWGSEHGPLKFKRVTSLGDSLNLDWLR
- a CDS encoding phycobiliprotein lyase: MNIETFVHQSEGKWRSMRSGHSLAFQQFEDVLSEVEIKRVDPFSSSIQELIKSSNLDSKATATCPFQMEWKAESDWEPDDPSDVTSGSCLLVPLAINETEGKIIRSVGYAESEFAVSDYKFLEDGTFLLKTQYEQSIAEERIWFVSENVRCRSSVLRTSAGSGILQTSFASEVRRLNIQ
- a CDS encoding phycobilisome rod-core linker polypeptide, whose translation is MTAPLTLTCAANQDTEQASVVLKAAYRQVFGNRYLMELDVCPSIDALFMNGDLTVQGLITSLAQSETYRRYTLEPNNPYRFVELNFKHLMGRPPRNQAEISEHVNRLATEGFEAEIASYTYSDEYLKNFGIDTVPYARTAKSVVGETTVAYQRNIAIDPGYAGFDGSKTSILLSSIASNTNPTAAGARKAVGGGGRYTIIWTSRVQLGTARRSAQRSVVSYNSLSTTIRSIQAQRGRIISIANA
- a CDS encoding phycobilisome rod-core linker polypeptide, which encodes MSASQGFGASSLNSNPVSFSRNRNAANKPALSNAEFLRQSCASMKIAIGPRNHEDCPHGGTMQRYAVDDAAGLEAAINAAYRQVYGNAHVMEHERSRELEAQFCNGERNVREFVRALAKTEFYRARFFQGVAPMRGVELNIKHLLGRPPLSQGEMSAHITLLASAGHDAVIDFIVDSAEYAEVFGNDVVPYTRSFTSAAGIPTSSFVNIAALERGFAISDSAVGARSQLSNTLARGAVPYIQLPSSVSSSRGAKSSGSGTNVKFSSKVRKSSDGGDSMPARGDAYVGFGLGQREQEVFQRCPGDTADQINALIRSAYRQVMGNPHLMESERALAAESKFTEGYYSTRELVRGICLSSEYVRRFFESNAPYRFVELNFKHILGRAPISQAEVSEHIQILANEGYEAEINSYIDSAEYQSTFGEDTVPYMRILSEQGRSQLAFNRHLSLSEGYAASDSVANSSSLVTSVATKTVPSGWRTTTVRSNRNSAIAGSPDPTKRRFRIVVQAQPAGGRQRTPNASYLVSGKDMTSQMKYIHRRGGRIVSITEVM
- a CDS encoding phycobilisome linker polypeptide; the encoded protein is MPFGPASLLGVERFSAESEAPLELIPGDEDAKKEQIITAVYKQVLGNAYVMDSERQLVAESQFKLGEISVREFVRVVAKSELYSSRFFDACPRYRYIELAFRHLLGRAPVDFQEMRTHAERLDSKGFSADIDSFLDSDDYQNTFGEWTVPYQRGWKTESCTTMQEFTWSFQLLRGNSSSSLKGDLSGITSKLGGAAYQNRPLAVVPPSSIETQGWSFRPSKNLQDAPTRLGVGAGDEGKTYRVEVTGYSANNVRRISRYTRSNRVYYVPFDKLSEQFKRIHAEGGKIASITPSN
- a CDS encoding pentapeptide repeat-containing protein — encoded protein: MTAELELSSWLPPEQTLPEAFASGTTDARGANWRGQSLGTTDFSGAALCRVDLRGCDLSGCNLEGADLRLARYDRATIWPERFEVRSSGAVGPGAKLNGAFLNGTDLRGMDLRGASLMGTYLSGADLSGTLLDDVRLVGADLRHAVLRGARCRGARFGGCQLDYADFRGADLTDAGLEGVESIKGADFSLCKGLAEQLGALRARPYLELDCWNPMTRKNTREALESLS
- a CDS encoding phycobilisome rod-core linker polypeptide; the encoded protein is MPLPRLDYPLTSQNQRVGDLGGLEAPLDQTVIAAAANGENWTSLTNQIESAYRQVFFHAMKADRDPFLESQLRNGSITMRDFIRGLLLSRRFTEGYVSCNSNYRLVDQVVGRILGRPVHGDGERLSWSIVIGNRGFAGFVDAVLDSSEYMDSFGYDQVPNQRSRVIPGAATGEMPIYQRFPRYGSDWRDMQWKQKLQTRDMSGGGVTPAWIKEPPAWVKKFWLGLAVVGSVEVLRVLIIVAGSMLSTR